The Primulina huaijiensis isolate GDHJ02 chromosome 9, ASM1229523v2, whole genome shotgun sequence genomic interval gtttccaaaaagttcatattttcgtcaaaaatcgaaTACCGGTTTAAAATGCGACTCGcgtgtaaaaacacctcaaataGCATCATTTTGTAAATTAccgtttaaaatatactatatattaaataattaaaaataatcatttaataaaaatattttccctttttatggtccccggtctccgttcctcgatcgcgtctcgaataagcTTTAagacacagttttatgcattctagtagaaaattacattttaaccatgtaaacatgcctaccatattcaataaatacaattaaaataatttagttagacatttttcatttttcctagatttgcatgcagttggattacgttatcgcacTTGGACCTTACAATATAAATTCGTAAAATATTGCCATCTAATtcgaaaattatttcaaaattttgtttcttGCATGCTACAAATTATCACAATCAACTTGTGGTATGAACTCGCACTTAATGAAGGACAAATTCTAGACAACatattttatccgttgtcgtaggccatTTAAAACtattgtaactgagggtgttgttgaaagtgcgtccaacgacaacggttttaaaccgtTTTCATAGCTCTCATATtgaaaaatcgtcgctaattagcgacggcttagtcaattagcgacgatttttgacaAAACCGtctctaattagcgacggtttagagaAACACcgtccgtcgctaattaacgacggtttatcATAATCCGTTGCTAattttttacgtaaaataaaaaaaattacttttataatttaataaatctaccaaaaaaaacttacaatctgactAAGCTAATAATATTCATGATGTTAACTAACACTTATAACTTTACCAAGAATTGAAGTGAAAAAGcttaccctaaatcgaaactaaaatcgtctgAGAAAGAAGAATTTATCGTGTGGAGGGAAATGGACCAAAaacgcggatatttatagacaatttgcgacgatttttgtttaaaccgtctctattagcgacggtttaaccaaaagccgtcgctattagcgacggttaagctAAAGCCGTCTCTATGAGTGACAGTTGTTTAATAAACCGTTGCTATTAGCGACAATTAAGCTGAagccgtcgctattagcgacggttgtttaataAAACGTCGCAATTTGCGATGATTTTAAaacagcgacggttttaataaaatcgtcgctaaaaatagcgacggtatagcaacaatttaatataactgttgttgtttgtccaaaaaacacttTAATctacaacggttttctaaaaacgTTGtagtttgtccaaaaaaacacgctaatagacaacagtttataACCCCGAAAAAAACGctaaaaaactgttgtcgtagacACATAAAAGataacgatttttaaaaaactgttgtctatgagcgggattttttaggctacgacaacggtttttgttgaaaccgttgttaaaagaaaaaaagacaacgattttaataaaaatcgttgtctttgatgtgttgttgaagacatattttcttgtagtgctagaacaatttttggataaaaatgaTTCTTTGAAGTAAGTacaaacaatattgaaatccggTATTTGATTtcgaaaacaaaattaaataagataGTGTtggtaaatatataaatataaataaattaaatatgttgaCGTAAATGAATTCATGTCATCCGCAAAAACGTTAGAAGTTACattcttttttaaataaattaaatatgttcaCGTAATCAAAACCATGGTATGAAGCATATATTGATTgtctcaaataaataattaaaataactgaTGGAATGAGTTGTGCAAATTGCACAAAGCAGCCTATTCAaattgtaaggtctagaaattcaaACGACGTAACATGACTGTATGCAAAtctagagttttattaaaatgcttatttaatgattttaaatgcatgtttatgacATGAATATATGCTTTTGTTTCATGAATTACTAGATTGCATTTATTTAGGCTTTTAGcagtatttcacgctcgaaAGAGGATAGAGACCGGTGACAGTTTGAGgcaaatgtttttattaaataattatttttaataatttaatatatgatgtaattgatatgaaaattttgaaaatgggctCTTTGCAGTATTTTTACACGTTGGACCGTATTTTTAACCGTAGACAATTTTTAGCAAAacagaggactttttgagggttaagataatatttttaaaagcgtatttaaacgaaatattttacgagTGTGTTATTGAGCTTGGTGGgcctattttattatattttggacCTAGACTCCTGCTCATcctcattaattttaattatgggCCCATTATACACTTATTCTAATATCAAACCCTACCCCCAAAACCCTATTCTCTTCCTCACACACAACCGCCCTCCCCTCTCGAAACACCAGCAGCTTTGGCTCCCATTTTTGCAAGAAATTTCGGTAGAAACGTCGCCCCGTCCTCCGGTGTTCGTCCCTCGCTCCGTTGGTCATAATTTTGCATGCGTTTTTACATTAAGGCACTCCCTATACCTTTTTTTCTCATCGATCACATCACATTATGTATGTTGaatgtttatgcatgatttatcgATCTACCATTATGCATCGAATTTACATGGcttttacatgaaaaatatgaggtTTCTTCACTTGTTTTCTCACATTTTTTGTTATGATTGAAGGGGCTGCCAGCTTTGATGGTGGGGGACGATTTAGAGATGGTTTAGAGGAGTTCTAAGAGCTGAGACCATAGCTGGATTGTGTTGGTATGAGGCCgatcaaatttttttgtgttggtGTCTCGGTTTGGAGAGTTTGGGTGGTTCACGTGTATTCGAGTGCATGGGATTGAGGTCATGGCTATGGCAGTGCAGGAAGGTTTGGTTGTGGTCTAGGATGGTTTGGTTCGAGCCTAGTCTGGACTGGGTGAGTGTAGGATGGTTTGGCTTTGAGGTGTAAAATTGAGGTTTTTGCCTGCAGGATTAGCACCGCAGTGCTGCCCTTTCAGCGCCGCAGCGCTTGAGCTTCGGCTCTTGAAGCGCTGCAGCGCTAATGCATGTCGCCTATGTGCTTACAAGCGCCGCAGGTCTATCagcaagcgcctaggcgctagtccTACACTTGAGAgtatttgattttgatgagCGTGGTTCGTTTTGGGTGTTGATATGTCATTGTGTTCACGGTTGTTGAAAGTTTAATTGGGTCATACAGGGTTTGGTTAGGAGTCTTTGAAAAATGGTTTAAGTTTAGTTAAGTTCGGAATAAAACGAGAACTCCGGTCTAAGTTTTAAGTGAATTATAGAAGTTAAGgtttgagctcgagtttacatctaatAAATGGTTACAATTAGGTTTTTAAGGCGTTGATAAGTGTGATTGGGAACACGTCATTTTTGAAACGAGCATGTTAGCAGTTTTAACAGTGCCCTGACAACTGTTCATGCATATTTAAAAATGCATATGTTGCTATTGAACatagatttttatgttaatgttAGAAACACGTTACATGATTGGTTTCAAGAAAaggtatgtatatgcatgaattttgcAAGTGATGAATACAATGACATGTTTTAAAGGaggtgagttggttgtgactaatacgaacacgaacatgtaaggccaaggcttagtGGACGGGTGAAATTGTCGCTGATATCCCCATCGCAGGGTACCGTGATTATACATAGgtggatccatcgacttagagctgatacgaaagtcacaactaatgatctgaattcaataaggAGAAATGAACACGTATAGGTTGATAagatatgacatgatttgaaatgaatatgtttacgcTTATGTTTTTActtttgaagatcatgaaatgtatgttaattacagtacttttcactgttatttgatatgtatatgtacttgttattacggTACAGgagtgctgagtctttagactcactaggtgtgattgatgcaggtgatcatgaGGATGTGGAGACTGGTGactgaagactgagtaggcggagctgAGAGTTCACATGATAACCCGAGGGCTTGAATTTTTCCGCATATTATGTTTAGGAGTCAGGGGTTTTAAACAGTAGTTTCACATGTTTATGATTTTCGTTTATGCTCTGGTGATGGTTAGAATTTTAGATATTTGTGTTCTTTTTGTTAAACCGTAACTCCTGGATGATTTCACATTTTAAGATTCCGTgtaacttcaattatttatagtCAATGAttggataaattttaaaatgcatgtttaacttatttaaatgtttatgagtgTGTGTATTTTTTgtcacgatttttttttaaatatttcggTAAAATTTtaagtagcagacgtttcacaaATAATGCAGAAGTAAAATTATATTCTCAATTGTTGTATTCATGTTCAAATATCTACTTATAGTTTGATGCCAAGTAAATAACTATATCGCTTTAAAATGATAGTGCAAGACAATGATGCATTAGCAAATATTTCATAATCATTATTTGAAGAATACATTGAATTGTTCAATAAGGTATACACAACTATAAATCCAAATGTCAAGTTTCTGAATTAGTGATTATTAAAATctcaaatgaaatatatgataacAGAATgagataaaaacaaaaatgactAAAAAGTAAGAGAATCAGTTTCCAGGATcgcaaaaggaaaaaaagagagattcATCGAAAACTACTGATAAACCAGATGATATGCAGGAATGAGAGCAACCAACAAATGAAATCATTGACATGAAGAAAGACACTCAAAGAAGAAGGCATATATGGAATCAAGGGTAAAAATCATGGCTTAAAATTGATAGGGTGAAAAGGAAAAACAATGATTAGTTATGTTTTTGCCATTGGTATTATAATATTGATGATTATTTCGTTTATTTTTTTCGGttttgtttcattttcttttcccagttctaataataataataataattattattattattaattactaaaagcgtaaacatataaacattcataggattcTTAGCTTTGAAATTGAAGAGCGTCGTTTTTCCCCCAATTCCATAACCCTGATTCCTCCGCCCAATCTCCAGATTCTTCCGAAATCCGTGAATCCTAAAGCCATTGATCGATCATGTTGTTATCCCCAGGTCACTCTCCTCGCCACATCTCCACCCCTTCACCAGCGCCTTCCGATCATAACCCAAACCCTGATAGCTCACTTGTTTCTGCGTCTTCGAATTTACCCACCCGCAAGCGGTTGCGCAGCCCCGCGGTTTTAGATGAGGACACGTATGTAGCCGCCATCGAGAAGATCATTGAGCGAGATTTCTTCCCAGACATACCCAAATTGCGCGATCGCCTCGACTGGTTGCAGGCTATTCGTACACAGGACCCCGTGCTTATCCGCGACGCCCAGCTCAAGATTCTTGAGCGCCGTCGAAGGAGAAAAGGTGGAGAACCCTCCACGGTTGATGTGTCCCTCCGCACTGCCACGCCAGGTTCGTCTTTATTCCGGAATACTTCTGTTACTCCCTACGTTAACAGCGAGTGCAAGGGTGATGATGTTAATGATGAACGCGATGATATTGTTGAGGGAGAGGATGGAGTGGATGTTTCTTTGCCACTTGATGAGTTCTTTCGAAAGTACACTAGCGAGGATAATGAGAGCTTTTTGAAGATTATGGAGAGAGTTAATAGGAAGAGGAaggaaaaatatgaatatttgtTAGAAGGAGAAAAAACCGAGGGTGTTCAGGAGAATAGTTCGATTGAGGATGGAAACAAACGGGAGAAAACTAGTACTGATGGGTATGGCACATCGGATCAGCCAGTGAGCACGTTGGAAGGTTGGAAATACATGGCCAAGAATTTACTTATGTATCATCCAGCTGACAGAGGGGAAGCTCCCTTGACTCCCGAGGAAAGAGCACTGCGGTTGAAGGGTATGACTAAGGAGATTAACAGGTCCAATACACGTTTCCAAACCAAAACTGTTGGTTTTCCTTCATTGCTGAATGAAGAGAATTTTTC includes:
- the LOC140985329 gene encoding uncharacterized protein, with the protein product MLLSPGHSPRHISTPSPAPSDHNPNPDSSLVSASSNLPTRKRLRSPAVLDEDTYVAAIEKIIERDFFPDIPKLRDRLDWLQAIRTQDPVLIRDAQLKILERRRRRKGGEPSTVDVSLRTATPGSSLFRNTSVTPYVNSECKGDDVNDERDDIVEGEDGVDVSLPLDEFFRKYTSEDNESFLKIMERVNRKRKEKYEYLLEGEKTEGVQENSSIEDGNKREKTSTDGYGTSDQPVSTLEGWKYMAKNLLMYHPADRGEAPLTPEERALRLKGMTKEINRSNTRFQTKTVGFPSLLNEENFSMLYTPVAETTPVPMSSRDSDKVKKYDLDDLRKTPNRFYVESEKKAGNGYSFLKTPSPAPGLDESPFITWGEIEGTPLRLEPEETPIDIGGSGDGPQFKILMPPSRDVKAHSLSREAARKLRERSKMYQKPPLPSPVRGGSVSPNARLLSPAAQKFMRKAIAKSSRSIDESLRASYRSGSPGLNTPKSGRSVSRLGRENSVASRSPSVRKGSRSPW